The genomic interval ATAAGGATGTAAATTCCGCTCTAGTAATTTCCCCTTGTGGCTTAAAGGTACCGTCCGGATAGCCGGTCAAAAAACCTAGAGCATTCATCCGATTAACAGCCCCACTATACCAGGCACTACTATCAACATCCGAATAAGGAGCCTGCTGAGCATCATTCTTTAAAGCGAACAAACGATCAAATAAAGCGACTGCTTCAGCGCGGGTAATTGAAAAATCAGGGCGGAAAGTTCTATCCGGATAACCCTCCATATACGCAGCAAAGCGAATTTCTTTAAGGCCTTGAATAGCAGCCACAACTCGCTTGTTCATATCCTCATAATCTTTTTTCACAGCATCTGAACGCTCCATAAGCTGGCGTCCTTCGTTTAGAACAGTTTTTCCTTCAATATGAGCCTCTGAATTTTCATTTTGATCTTTATTAAGTTTTTGCTCCAATTGATCAAGGTTATCCTTTAGAACCTTTTTTTCTGTATCCGGACCTGGTGTAGGAAGCACTATTCCACCGCCACCAGGGGTTCCACCCATATGACCGCCCGTTCCACCGCCCGGATTATTTTGTTTATCCTG from Peptococcus niger carries:
- a CDS encoding S-layer homology domain-containing protein, which produces PKITVKDGYKNPGWNPAENTAISADQHEFTASAEKEQDKQNNPGGGTGGHMGGTPGGGGIVLPTPGPDTEKKVLKDNLDQLEQKLNKDQNENSEAHIEGKTVLNEGRQLMERSDAVKKDYEDMNKRVVAAIQGLKEIRFAAYMEGYPDRTFRPDFSITRAEAVALFDRLFALKNDAQQAPYSDVDSSAWYSGAVNRMNALGFLTGYPDGTFKPQGEITRAEFTSLCYRFALQKNMKLNNQRATYFPDVPNDNWAALPIRQCSEAGFIFGYPDGSFGPDKRITRAEAVCIVNRLTGRVADQSFVKDNQERFKQYTDLSPDHWAYTNIMASVINW